A genomic window from Variovorax paradoxus includes:
- a CDS encoding THUMP domain-containing class I SAM-dependent RNA methyltransferase, producing MNDLSFFLPCAAGVEEFLAQEVHALTGRVGQDLLTLRGGVRVRADWRDALKLNLHCRLAQRVLVELAHAPYRSENDLYAIANGVAWEIWFTPKQTFKIETTAQHSPLQSLNFATLRIKDAIADRFRAKANGVRPSIETQWPDCRVFAHLTTDTCTLYIDTSGEPLFKRGWRQDKGDAPLKETLAAAMLAASGWWNPETGEVSTQPLYDPCCGSGTIAIEAAQIARGIAAGSLRRFGFEKLLPFQTHVWTVIRQEAETAVREGSVAIFGSDVSHRMVDFAERNAERAGVAQAIEFRGGDALQRMPPAEGGVIMLNPPYGERIEVGGVAGTGRSGARESAQTSGGEAGGEGDGGEFFPQLATHWKKNYAGWTAWVLTPDLKLPKQMRLKESRRVPMWNGPIECRLFRFDMVAGSARK from the coding sequence GTGAACGATCTCTCCTTTTTCCTGCCTTGCGCCGCCGGCGTCGAGGAATTCCTCGCCCAGGAGGTGCACGCCCTGACCGGCCGCGTCGGGCAAGACCTGCTCACGTTGCGCGGCGGCGTGCGGGTGCGTGCCGACTGGCGCGACGCCTTGAAGCTCAACCTGCACTGCCGGCTCGCCCAACGCGTGCTGGTCGAACTGGCCCACGCGCCCTACCGCAGCGAGAACGACCTGTACGCCATTGCCAACGGCGTGGCCTGGGAGATCTGGTTCACCCCCAAACAGACCTTCAAGATCGAGACCACCGCCCAGCACAGCCCGCTGCAGAGCCTGAACTTCGCCACCCTGCGCATCAAGGACGCCATTGCCGACCGTTTCCGCGCCAAGGCCAACGGCGTGCGCCCGAGCATCGAGACCCAGTGGCCCGACTGCCGCGTGTTCGCCCACCTGACCACCGACACCTGCACGCTTTACATCGACACCTCGGGCGAACCGCTGTTCAAGCGCGGTTGGCGCCAGGACAAGGGCGACGCCCCGCTGAAGGAAACCCTGGCCGCCGCCATGCTGGCCGCCAGCGGCTGGTGGAACCCCGAGACCGGCGAGGTGTCGACCCAGCCGCTGTACGACCCCTGCTGCGGCAGCGGCACCATCGCCATCGAGGCGGCGCAGATCGCGCGAGGCATCGCGGCCGGGTCGCTGCGGCGCTTCGGCTTCGAGAAGCTGCTGCCGTTCCAGACGCACGTGTGGACGGTCATCAGGCAGGAGGCCGAGACGGCCGTGCGCGAGGGCAGCGTGGCGATCTTCGGCTCCGACGTGTCGCACCGCATGGTCGACTTTGCCGAACGCAACGCCGAGCGCGCCGGTGTGGCGCAGGCCATCGAGTTCCGCGGCGGCGACGCGCTGCAGCGCATGCCGCCGGCCGAGGGCGGCGTGATCATGCTCAACCCGCCGTACGGTGAGCGCATCGAGGTGGGCGGCGTGGCCGGCACGGGGCGCTCGGGTGCGCGCGAATCGGCGCAGACCTCAGGCGGTGAAGCAGGTGGCGAGGGCGACGGCGGCGAATTCTTCCCGCAGCTCGCCACCCACTGGAAGAAGAACTACGCCGGCTGGACCGCCTGGGTGCTCACGCCCGACCTGAAGCTGCCCAAGCAGATGCGCCTGAAGGAGTCGCGCCGCGTGCCGATGTGGAACGGCCCGATCGAATGCCGGCTGTTCCGCTTCGACATGGTCGCGGGCTCAGCGCGGAAGTAG